A window of Mesoplasma chauliocola contains these coding sequences:
- a CDS encoding ATP-binding cassette domain-containing protein, whose protein sequence is MAKQSLLKVRDLLIEYGHGKNKVSAVKEVSFDIYKGETFGLVGESGSGKSTIGKALMGIEPINDGTIYYQDTLAFGKTPNLIKMNEKMEHHVKVMKLNQTAITKALEIYAEDYKRVYFKYIEGKYYDLKSKETVEYSDNKIRKIEEGLDLKDHKLVSKSKDPKLKLVEDAVKEIIKRILKLYKLQDKSLALLKMLKKDEIINVDLLKKVTELHTRTNKLTLKIRKSESKMYLTIQEIEKVRNDVRKGKYKSVKRFFFDLGKLLEALISEHKLVSPMISELKQAQKLSSALVSKGSSKKEWSKWINEKFSKTTDEQKLIELEQIKELMTMENIQKTLESSPKYKLPTSSEKHELKKQMQMIFQDPASSLNDRMPVEEIIAEGLDNFPELYKNEFAAQTYIEWFELNNPDKIGMITLENIKYNKVKQFLILQLLTTVGMLPEHLSRYPHEFSGGQRQRIGIARALIMKPSFVVCDEPISALDVSIRAQVINLLSKFQLEFDLTYIFIAHDLSVVRFIANRIAVIYRGDIVELADADELFNNPLHPYTKSLLSAVPLPDPELEKKKKSIKYDPEAEHFDYITDSPKWREIEKGHFILANEREALEIKNQKKKNKKVTQKGA, encoded by the coding sequence ATGGCTAAACAATCACTTTTAAAAGTACGTGATCTATTAATTGAGTATGGTCATGGTAAAAACAAAGTTTCAGCTGTTAAAGAAGTATCTTTTGATATTTATAAAGGAGAAACTTTTGGATTAGTTGGTGAATCTGGTTCAGGTAAGTCAACAATTGGTAAAGCATTAATGGGAATTGAACCAATTAATGATGGAACAATTTACTATCAAGATACTTTAGCTTTTGGTAAAACACCTAACCTAATTAAAATGAATGAAAAAATGGAACACCATGTTAAAGTTATGAAACTTAATCAAACAGCTATTACTAAAGCTTTAGAAATTTATGCAGAAGATTACAAACGTGTTTATTTTAAATATATTGAAGGTAAATACTATGATTTAAAATCAAAAGAAACAGTAGAATATTCTGATAATAAAATTAGAAAAATCGAAGAAGGTTTAGATTTAAAAGATCATAAATTAGTTTCAAAGTCAAAAGACCCAAAACTTAAGTTAGTTGAAGATGCTGTTAAAGAAATTATTAAAAGAATTTTAAAACTTTATAAGCTTCAAGATAAATCACTAGCATTATTAAAAATGTTAAAAAAAGATGAAATTATAAATGTTGATTTACTAAAAAAAGTAACTGAATTACATACAAGAACTAATAAATTAACTTTAAAAATTAGAAAATCTGAATCTAAAATGTATTTAACAATTCAAGAAATTGAAAAAGTTAGAAATGATGTTAGAAAAGGCAAATATAAATCAGTTAAAAGATTCTTCTTTGACTTAGGAAAATTATTAGAAGCTTTAATTTCTGAACACAAATTAGTTTCACCAATGATTTCTGAGTTAAAACAAGCTCAAAAATTAAGTTCAGCTTTAGTTTCAAAAGGCTCAAGTAAAAAAGAATGGTCTAAATGAATTAATGAAAAATTTTCTAAAACAACTGATGAGCAAAAATTAATTGAATTAGAACAAATAAAAGAATTAATGACAATGGAAAACATTCAAAAAACTTTAGAAAGTTCTCCTAAATACAAATTACCAACAAGTTCAGAAAAACATGAATTAAAAAAACAAATGCAAATGATTTTTCAAGATCCAGCTTCATCGTTGAATGACAGAATGCCAGTTGAAGAAATTATTGCAGAAGGCTTAGATAATTTTCCTGAATTATACAAAAATGAATTTGCGGCCCAAACATACATTGAATGATTTGAATTAAATAATCCAGACAAAATTGGAATGATTACTTTAGAAAATATTAAATATAATAAAGTAAAACAATTTTTAATTTTACAGTTATTGACAACTGTTGGAATGCTACCGGAACACTTATCACGTTATCCTCATGAATTTTCTGGTGGTCAACGTCAGCGTATTGGTATTGCTAGAGCACTAATTATGAAACCTTCATTTGTTGTGTGTGATGAACCAATTTCAGCACTTGATGTTTCAATTAGAGCGCAAGTTATTAACTTACTATCTAAATTTCAATTAGAATTTGACTTAACATATATTTTTATTGCCCATGATTTAAGTGTTGTTAGATTTATTGCTAATAGAATTGCAGTTATTTATAGAGGAGATATAGTTGAATTAGCTGATGCTGATGAATTATTTAATAATCCATTGCATCCCTATACAAAATCTCTATTATCAGCTGTGCCTTTACCAGACCCAGAATTAGAGAAAAAGAAAAAAAGCATTAAATATGATCCTGAAGCAGAGCATTTTGACTATATTACAGATTCTCCTAAATGAAGAGAAATTGAAAAAGGTCACTTCATTTTGGCAAATGAAAGAGAAGCATTAGAAATTAAAAATCAAAAGAAAAAAAATAAAAAAGTTACACAGAAGGGGGCTTAA
- the oppA gene encoding oligopeptide ABC transporter substrate-binding protein OppA → MRKLLSIIAATTLIGTASSTLVSCGISKEKLMARKVNTKEYKGFLQSAINTWSPGSSNQSSDSLVLENLYDGLITPSSNSTTFEGQMADWWGHDEEGKNYYFHLRDKPQGTTGIPKWTKVRNGKILGTEDVKAMDFYNAFRFTFNPNSSADGAEPTNSLFKYGNDLSNFLTDISTYDQANHDSKYFGRTTSEGGTSNIGKEAVSTKYFDILVMLVNLWSGKEENSSEAQKLKSIFDVNLRDHEIKDASGATKYKPIPAFEEAIIEMQKYYANDKFNNLVIDSAENGGMMSVSETSKTIGSHEYNIRYTLDSPSTSFFQSAVGYGSMKPLPFFAVEHEGRGWYNFSKKYEPNASEMWYSGAYYVQSHQPTSNTVLVKNPNYFQADRTYIEKATYTLIRGSSVDSNRLWFEGGDATEVAISPNDDMGWKKYVGDDYNSDEQSFAFTGTHATSTIPSQYTFTTFYNYGRLNSNTEIRKSSLALAQKSVRFYLNYFMQRTQYPAYVAGKLDNDSNTKESLAWDGNNNVKTRNSTLLRNTFTLPRLAVNEDTESNVEAAAEINGVSTKDYTIQNIGGEYNKMYGIENPLLEDTNSTNSVENSQTRFDVLVNALDDKSDEDLMKEFYEEHFGSLTDGNDAFYQNDLMAISIFTDLNGNLKTGYEDLLKEFANEALATIKDINKYPNDASAQKNIDKQHEYKKGEILGKAVRKDLESKKIINTGEQIEIEWLLNGDSRMTLNPRVRYIIDQFNISVNNGQINGTQSPIRLKAVDTNDIEDYKAKSRAGEFDIYVSGWGPDYTDPYNFLQTLTFGGAYDVYTKMSSVISKVSESGAEMNSAFSSYKTAYDELATATFKYGVIAEQARLEGDLTKRLNLLGQAESNALYNYGLTTPLYNKTPIKTIMLSYIDPFTRSNYIAGSSNNRLFGVKMIESLWTKEEYLAAEKQFNLGVDAVGQKVEYTRLYTYDLTSNSVVKK, encoded by the coding sequence ATGAGAAAACTACTTAGTATAATTGCCGCAACAACTTTAATTGGAACTGCAAGTTCAACTTTAGTTTCATGTGGAATATCTAAAGAAAAATTAATGGCTAGAAAAGTTAATACAAAAGAGTATAAAGGTTTTTTACAATCAGCAATTAATACATGATCTCCAGGTTCAAGTAACCAATCTTCTGATTCATTAGTTCTTGAAAATTTATATGATGGACTAATAACACCTTCTTCAAATTCAACAACTTTTGAAGGCCAAATGGCTGACTGATGAGGACATGATGAAGAAGGTAAAAACTACTACTTTCATTTAAGAGATAAACCGCAAGGAACAACAGGAATACCTAAGTGAACAAAAGTAAGAAACGGTAAAATACTTGGAACAGAAGATGTAAAAGCAATGGACTTTTATAATGCATTTAGATTTACTTTTAACCCAAATTCATCTGCTGATGGAGCAGAACCAACAAATAGTTTATTTAAATATGGAAATGATTTAAGCAATTTTTTAACTGATATTTCTACTTATGATCAAGCTAACCATGATTCTAAATACTTTGGAAGAACAACAAGTGAAGGTGGAACTTCTAATATTGGAAAAGAGGCTGTTTCAACTAAATATTTTGATATTCTAGTAATGTTAGTTAACCTTTGATCTGGAAAAGAAGAAAATTCTTCAGAAGCTCAAAAATTAAAATCAATTTTTGATGTTAATCTTAGAGACCATGAAATAAAAGATGCATCTGGAGCAACTAAATATAAACCCATTCCAGCTTTTGAAGAAGCTATTATTGAAATGCAAAAGTACTATGCAAATGATAAATTTAATAACCTTGTTATTGATAGTGCTGAAAATGGTGGGATGATGTCGGTTTCTGAAACTTCAAAAACTATTGGTAGTCACGAATATAATATTAGATATACTTTAGATTCTCCATCAACATCATTTTTCCAATCTGCAGTTGGTTATGGCTCAATGAAACCACTTCCATTTTTTGCAGTTGAACATGAGGGTAGAGGTTGATATAATTTTTCTAAAAAATATGAACCAAATGCAAGTGAAATGTGATATAGTGGAGCTTACTATGTGCAATCTCATCAACCAACATCAAACACAGTATTAGTTAAAAACCCTAACTATTTCCAAGCAGATAGAACATACATTGAAAAAGCAACATACACTTTAATAAGAGGTAGTTCTGTTGATTCAAATAGATTATGATTTGAAGGTGGAGATGCAACAGAAGTTGCCATTTCACCAAATGATGACATGGGTTGAAAAAAATATGTAGGTGATGACTACAATTCTGATGAGCAATCATTTGCTTTTACAGGAACACATGCAACATCAACAATTCCTAGTCAATATACTTTTACAACATTCTATAACTATGGAAGATTAAATAGTAATACAGAAATAAGAAAATCATCATTAGCACTTGCTCAGAAATCAGTAAGATTTTACTTAAATTATTTTATGCAAAGAACTCAGTACCCAGCTTATGTAGCAGGGAAATTAGATAATGATTCTAACACAAAAGAGTCACTTGCATGAGACGGGAATAATAATGTTAAAACTAGAAATTCAACATTATTAAGAAACACTTTTACTCTTCCAAGACTTGCAGTTAATGAAGATACAGAATCAAATGTTGAAGCAGCTGCAGAAATAAATGGAGTTAGTACAAAAGACTATACAATTCAAAACATAGGTGGAGAATACAATAAAATGTATGGTATTGAAAATCCTCTTTTAGAAGATACAAACAGTACAAATTCTGTTGAAAATAGTCAAACAAGATTTGATGTTTTGGTTAATGCATTGGATGATAAATCAGATGAAGATTTAATGAAAGAATTTTATGAAGAACACTTTGGATCATTAACTGATGGTAATGATGCATTTTATCAAAATGATTTAATGGCTATTAGTATCTTTACTGATCTAAACGGAAATCTTAAAACAGGTTATGAAGATTTATTAAAAGAATTTGCAAATGAAGCATTAGCCACAATTAAAGATATTAACAAATATCCAAATGATGCTTCAGCACAAAAAAACATTGATAAACAACATGAGTATAAAAAAGGTGAAATTTTAGGTAAAGCAGTTAGAAAAGATCTTGAAAGTAAAAAAATAATTAATACAGGCGAACAAATTGAAATTGAATGATTATTAAATGGGGATTCAAGAATGACTTTAAATCCTAGAGTTAGATATATAATTGATCAATTTAATATTTCAGTTAATAATGGTCAAATTAATGGAACACAAAGTCCAATAAGACTTAAAGCTGTTGATACAAATGATATTGAAGATTATAAAGCTAAATCAAGAGCTGGCGAATTTGATATTTATGTAAGTGGTTGAGGACCTGACTATACTGATCCATATAACTTCTTACAAACTTTAACTTTTGGTGGAGCATATGATGTTTATACAAAAATGTCTTCAGTTATTTCAAAAGTTAGCGAAAGTGGAGCAGAAATGAATTCAGCATTTTCATCTTATAAAACAGCTTATGATGAATTAGCTACTGCAACTTTTAAATATGGTGTTATTGCTGAGCAAGCAAGACTTGAAGGAGATTTAACAAAAAGATTAAATCTACTTGGTCAAGCTGAATCAAATGCTTTATATAACTATGGATTAACAACTCCACTATATAATAAAACTCCAATTAAAACTATTATGCTTTCATATATTGATCCTTTCACAAGATCAAATTATATTGCAGGTAGTTCAAATAATAGATTATTTGGTGTTAAAATGATTGAATCATTATGAACTAAAGAAGAATACTTAGCGGCAGAAAAGCAATTTAACCTTGGTGTTGACGCTGTAGGCCAAAAAGTTGAGTATACAAGACTATATACATATGATCTGACTTCTAATAGTGTAGTTAAAAAATAA
- a CDS encoding DNA translocase FtsK, giving the protein MENKKEEKFLANYEWNEEKTAAFVTTKQKRRSDSISWMVTGLVILFISVFSLGRITVIGQFFDDVIFNFLFGWFKYFIYIILFIVDLCIFSGIRFKFKKRFLLMVISTFILSCWLISLILFTQIIASENEKLNKLWQSDFFGQMFSTYASEWYNHSIFSGEYYTQVIDYFLKTGADGYFNLYSGGGLTGTLLVASTSYLSIVGSYILLVFLMFINGMWIFTGDPLFLFKPKTKRKGKALRILTLKSKRNPNPKTAKQIIQEASVDSKAEKNGWDSINVFGNEDFDEEQEIQTSDLTIQLPSYVKKEDKELLDQIQQENKIECSLPEEVIEPFIQSEAKQDSRIQASRSFREEEPLDPHRPKFVSRRITDNSNQVQTVVKNPNLRPITQNSELVKQEPNVIVEQQSITLIEGDDTFFDAIYDSQPEKAKSETLQALDALSKYEQKYDLPKEEVIIQEEQITEKIATPIVEPIIQEQQVYLQPEPIVEETEITINKNYKLPPVDVLAVMEKDYNKERANKENAALKALAIDETFSQFGVKAKVINSIIGPSVMKFEIQAEPGVKVNSITNLENDLKLALATQNMRLEAPIPGKNLIGIELANASSEMVSMREIIESIPKEQDNEKLLFVLGKNVLGEPLTAQLNKMPHLLVAGSTGSGKSVMINALICSILLRAKPNEVKFLMIDPKKVELSVYSRIPHMLAPVISDMKQAANALKMVVAEMERRYELFMDLGVRNIDGYNRKVSGSKKMPFQVIIIDELADLMMTGDKKQVEESIMRITQMARAAGIHLIVATQRPSTDVITGTIKTNIPTRIAFAVTTGIDSRTILDSIGAENLLGRGDMLFMPPGGGDLMRAQGAYLSDEEIEEIVDFTIAQQQAMYAEAFDQENLKSVGTTDELYSLVKEFVIEKQDASSSSIKGKFRIADARATNILNQLEDEGIVGPKNGSRPREVLVKK; this is encoded by the coding sequence ATGGAAAATAAAAAAGAAGAAAAGTTTTTAGCTAATTACGAATGAAATGAAGAAAAAACAGCAGCTTTTGTTACAACTAAACAAAAAAGAAGAAGTGATTCAATTTCTTGAATGGTTACGGGTTTGGTTATTTTGTTCATCTCCGTATTTTCATTAGGTAGAATAACTGTTATTGGACAATTTTTTGATGATGTTATTTTCAATTTCTTATTTGGTTGATTTAAATACTTCATTTATATTATTCTTTTTATTGTTGATTTATGTATATTTTCAGGGATTAGATTTAAATTTAAAAAAAGATTTTTATTAATGGTTATTTCAACATTCATTTTATCTTGTTGATTAATATCTTTAATTTTATTTACACAAATAATAGCATCAGAAAATGAGAAATTAAATAAATTATGACAAAGTGATTTCTTTGGCCAAATGTTTAGTACATATGCTTCTGAATGATATAACCATTCTATTTTTTCTGGCGAGTATTACACACAAGTAATAGACTATTTCTTAAAAACTGGAGCTGATGGATATTTTAATTTATATAGTGGTGGAGGATTAACAGGAACTTTATTAGTTGCCTCAACTTCTTATCTATCAATTGTTGGTTCGTATATACTACTTGTTTTCCTAATGTTTATAAATGGCATGTGAATATTTACAGGTGACCCTTTATTCTTGTTTAAACCTAAAACAAAAAGAAAAGGTAAAGCTTTAAGAATTTTGACTTTAAAATCAAAAAGAAATCCAAATCCAAAAACAGCAAAGCAAATTATTCAAGAAGCATCAGTGGATTCAAAAGCTGAAAAAAACGGATGAGATTCAATTAATGTATTTGGAAATGAAGATTTTGATGAGGAACAAGAAATTCAAACTTCAGATTTAACAATTCAATTACCTTCATACGTTAAAAAAGAAGATAAAGAATTATTAGACCAAATTCAACAAGAAAATAAAATAGAATGTTCCTTACCAGAAGAAGTAATTGAACCTTTTATACAAAGTGAAGCTAAACAAGATTCTAGGATTCAAGCAAGCAGAAGTTTTAGAGAAGAAGAGCCACTTGACCCTCACCGTCCAAAATTTGTTTCAAGAAGAATAACAGATAACAGCAATCAAGTTCAAACTGTTGTTAAAAATCCGAATTTAAGACCAATAACACAAAATAGTGAATTAGTTAAACAAGAGCCTAATGTTATTGTTGAACAACAATCAATAACATTAATTGAAGGAGATGATACTTTCTTTGATGCTATATATGATTCACAACCTGAAAAAGCAAAAAGTGAAACACTACAAGCATTGGATGCTTTAAGCAAATATGAGCAAAAATATGATTTACCAAAAGAAGAAGTAATCATTCAGGAAGAACAAATTACTGAAAAAATAGCTACACCTATTGTTGAACCTATTATTCAAGAACAACAAGTTTATTTACAACCCGAACCTATTGTTGAAGAAACTGAAATAACTATTAATAAAAATTATAAATTGCCACCAGTAGATGTTTTAGCTGTTATGGAAAAAGACTACAACAAAGAAAGAGCTAATAAAGAAAATGCAGCCTTAAAGGCTTTAGCTATTGACGAAACTTTTAGCCAATTTGGAGTTAAAGCAAAAGTAATAAATTCAATAATTGGGCCAAGTGTTATGAAATTTGAAATTCAAGCTGAACCAGGGGTTAAGGTAAATAGCATAACTAATTTGGAAAATGATTTAAAACTTGCTTTAGCTACTCAAAACATGCGTTTAGAAGCGCCAATCCCAGGTAAAAATTTAATTGGAATTGAATTGGCTAATGCAAGTTCAGAAATGGTTTCAATGCGTGAAATTATTGAATCAATCCCAAAAGAACAAGATAATGAAAAATTGTTATTTGTATTGGGTAAAAATGTTTTAGGTGAGCCTTTAACTGCTCAATTAAATAAAATGCCACATTTACTTGTTGCTGGTTCAACTGGATCAGGTAAGTCAGTTATGATTAATGCATTGATTTGTTCAATTTTGTTAAGAGCTAAACCAAATGAAGTTAAATTCTTAATGATTGACCCTAAAAAAGTTGAGCTTTCAGTTTATTCAAGAATTCCTCACATGTTAGCACCCGTTATTTCAGATATGAAACAAGCAGCTAATGCTCTAAAAATGGTAGTTGCTGAAATGGAAAGACGTTATGAACTATTTATGGATCTTGGTGTTAGAAACATTGACGGATATAATAGAAAAGTTTCAGGTTCTAAAAAAATGCCTTTCCAGGTTATTATTATTGATGAACTTGCTGATTTAATGATGACAGGTGATAAAAAACAAGTAGAAGAATCAATTATGAGAATTACTCAAATGGCTCGTGCAGCAGGTATTCATTTAATTGTAGCTACACAAAGACCTTCAACAGATGTTATTACTGGAACAATTAAAACTAATATTCCAACTAGAATTGCATTTGCTGTAACAACAGGAATTGACTCAAGAACAATTTTAGATTCAATAGGTGCTGAAAACTTATTAGGTCGCGGTGATATGTTATTTATGCCTCCAGGTGGTGGAGACTTAATGAGAGCACAAGGAGCTTACTTAAGTGACGAGGAAATTGAAGAAATTGTTGATTTCACAATTGCTCAACAACAAGCAATGTATGCTGAAGCATTTGATCAAGAAAATTTAAAATCTGTAGGAACAACTGATGAATTATATTCATTGGTAAAAGAATTTGTAATTGAAAAACAAGATGCTTCGTCTTCATCTATAAAAGGTAAATTTAGAATTGCTGATGCTAGAGCCACAAATATTTTAAATCAACTAGAAGATGAGGGTATTGTTGGACCTAAAAATGGTTCAAGACCAAGAGAAGTTTTAGTTAAAAAGTAA
- the uvrC gene encoding excinuclease ABC subunit UvrC yields MDLKTKVSNLPNKPGCYLYLNKDKHIIYVGKAKNLKKRVSSYFDRAQNLKTTRLVREIVDLEYFVVSNEKESLLLEENLIKKYRPKYNVLLNDDKAYPYIIITNEKNPTYRYVRKLDKKALRSFGPLPIGSNARETLITLQRLFPLRRCKGDLKNPCLHYFIGQCSGACFKEVDKEYYQEQIKRVDNFFKGNINEVKNILTTQMKKAAENLQFEEAQRIKEQIISLDFATTKQNVEFKSQTDVDVISYFIEDEKIAIVNLFYRAGKLLFKDEHTQLYFEQDITDLIDSFMNQIYDKNILPNKIIVDKEIELFDLNDKYKKITTHPIKEDEKIIYQIALENAKETIRKSKISTTTNVGNENEILSELQVLAKLNKEPYRIEMFDISNIGNEFIVGSCIVYINGKPVRNEFRKYNIESKFTSDYDRMKEMLYRRFQKALMEKRMLPDLIIMDGGIIQIHAAKEICSALALNQIQIIGLVKDEYHRTSMMLDVNEQQVEIKKYPKLFNWLSSLQIRVDEYAKSGFRKKQNNSFLKSELEQVESLGKKRIQDLFKQYNTISEIEAASDEALFKILKNKNALDNLKNYLKNRK; encoded by the coding sequence ATGGATTTAAAAACTAAAGTAAGTAATTTACCAAATAAACCAGGCTGTTATTTATATTTAAATAAAGATAAACATATAATTTATGTGGGTAAAGCTAAAAATCTTAAAAAAAGAGTTTCTTCATATTTTGACCGAGCCCAAAATCTTAAAACAACAAGATTGGTTAGAGAGATAGTCGATTTAGAATACTTTGTTGTTTCCAATGAAAAAGAGTCATTGTTATTAGAAGAAAATTTAATTAAAAAATATAGACCAAAATATAACGTTTTATTAAATGATGACAAAGCATATCCATACATAATTATTACAAATGAAAAAAATCCAACTTATAGATATGTTAGAAAGTTAGATAAGAAAGCATTAAGAAGTTTTGGTCCATTGCCAATAGGATCTAATGCAAGAGAAACTTTAATTACACTACAAAGACTTTTTCCTCTTAGAAGATGTAAAGGAGATTTAAAAAATCCTTGCTTGCATTATTTTATTGGTCAATGCAGTGGGGCATGTTTTAAAGAAGTGGACAAAGAATATTATCAAGAACAAATTAAAAGAGTGGATAATTTTTTTAAGGGTAATATAAATGAAGTAAAAAACATTTTGACTACTCAAATGAAAAAAGCTGCTGAAAATTTACAATTTGAAGAAGCTCAAAGAATAAAAGAACAAATTATTAGTTTGGATTTTGCAACTACAAAGCAAAATGTTGAATTCAAAAGTCAAACAGATGTTGACGTAATAAGTTATTTTATAGAGGATGAAAAAATTGCAATAGTAAATTTATTTTATAGAGCAGGTAAATTATTATTTAAAGATGAACATACTCAATTATATTTTGAACAAGACATTACTGATTTAATTGACTCATTCATGAACCAAATATATGATAAAAATATTTTGCCAAATAAAATAATTGTTGATAAAGAAATTGAATTATTTGATTTAAATGATAAGTATAAAAAGATAACTACACATCCGATTAAAGAAGATGAAAAAATAATTTATCAAATAGCTTTAGAAAATGCAAAAGAAACTATTAGAAAATCAAAAATTTCAACAACAACAAATGTGGGAAATGAAAATGAAATATTAAGTGAATTACAAGTACTTGCTAAATTGAACAAAGAACCATATAGAATAGAAATGTTTGATATCTCAAATATAGGAAATGAATTTATTGTTGGCAGTTGTATTGTTTATATAAATGGGAAACCTGTGAGAAATGAATTTAGAAAATATAACATTGAAAGTAAATTTACTTCAGATTATGATCGAATGAAGGAAATGCTATATAGAAGATTTCAAAAAGCTTTAATGGAAAAAAGGATGCTTCCAGATTTAATTATTATGGATGGTGGAATTATTCAAATTCATGCGGCAAAAGAGATATGTTCAGCCTTAGCGTTGAATCAGATTCAAATTATAGGGTTAGTGAAAGATGAATATCATAGAACTTCAATGATGTTAGATGTTAATGAGCAACAAGTAGAAATTAAAAAATACCCAAAATTATTTAATTGATTAAGTAGTCTTCAAATTAGAGTTGATGAATATGCAAAATCAGGATTTAGAAAAAAGCAAAATAACTCATTTTTAAAATCAGAGCTTGAACAAGTAGAAAGTTTAGGAAAAAAAAGAATTCAAGATTTATTTAAACAATATAATACAATAAGTGAAATTGAAGCAGCAAGTGATGAAGCATTATTTAAAATATTGAAAAATAAAAATGCACTTGATAACCTTAAAAACTATTTAAAGAATAGAAAATAG
- the greA gene encoding transcription elongation factor GreA, whose amino-acid sequence MAKEIILTQEGIEELKHELKHLLEVVRPQVIEELVEARNQGDLSENADYDAARNRQAEVEARIKELETMISKAKLIENSSATDGAIKVGSKVKFIMLNTKTEREVKIVGAVEADPFKGLISNESPIAKAIMGKKVGESVEVKDINNPYSIQIKEVN is encoded by the coding sequence ATGGCAAAAGAAATTATTTTAACTCAAGAAGGAATTGAGGAACTAAAGCACGAATTAAAACATTTATTAGAAGTAGTTCGTCCACAAGTTATTGAAGAATTAGTTGAAGCACGTAATCAAGGAGACTTAAGTGAAAATGCTGACTATGATGCTGCACGTAATCGCCAAGCAGAAGTTGAAGCAAGAATTAAAGAACTTGAAACAATGATTAGCAAGGCTAAATTAATTGAAAATTCTTCAGCTACTGATGGTGCAATTAAAGTTGGATCAAAAGTAAAATTCATCATGTTAAATACTAAAACAGAAAGAGAAGTTAAAATTGTAGGAGCTGTAGAGGCAGATCCTTTTAAAGGTTTAATTTCTAATGAATCTCCAATTGCAAAAGCAATTATGGGTAAAAAAGTTGGAGAATCTGTAGAAGTAAAAGATATAAACAATCCTTACTCAATTCAAATTAAAGAAGTTAATTAA
- the rsmI gene encoding 16S rRNA (cytidine(1402)-2'-O)-methyltransferase, with translation MRNQSTFKNNKPTVYLVGTPIGNLEDISFRALEVLKKVDVICCEDTRTSQTFLQKYQISKKLISLHKFNETDRVKELSLLLKDNQDIAIVSDAGCPAISDPGATFINKILQATDCNVTSVNVGPAYIHAIVASGYRAKENYFYGFLEHKSGNSKMNELKDLLGKNSKAIISFYESVHRIQDTVEKLSTILNAEQSVLIGRELTKLNEQFMQGPISELNQFVQSEEFILKGEFVIVIDSQIVENTFVTNEKIVKLIEEQIKQGYKLKQACEIIGAKVNKSKNEVYQIFIKK, from the coding sequence ATGCGAAATCAATCGACATTTAAAAATAATAAACCAACTGTATACTTGGTAGGCACACCTATTGGTAATTTAGAAGATATTAGTTTTAGAGCTTTAGAAGTATTAAAGAAAGTAGATGTCATTTGTTGTGAGGACACAAGAACAAGTCAAACTTTTTTGCAGAAATATCAAATAAGTAAAAAGCTAATATCATTGCACAAGTTCAATGAAACTGATAGAGTAAAAGAATTAAGTTTACTTTTAAAAGATAATCAAGACATTGCTATAGTAAGCGATGCTGGATGTCCAGCTATTAGCGATCCAGGTGCAACATTTATAAACAAAATTTTACAAGCAACTGATTGCAATGTGACTAGTGTAAATGTAGGTCCAGCATATATTCATGCAATAGTTGCAAGTGGTTATCGAGCTAAAGAAAATTACTTTTATGGTTTTTTAGAACATAAAAGTGGAAATTCAAAAATGAATGAACTAAAAGATTTGTTAGGGAAAAATAGCAAAGCGATAATAAGTTTTTATGAATCAGTCCATAGAATACAAGATACAGTAGAAAAATTAAGTACTATTCTTAATGCAGAACAAAGTGTACTAATTGGGAGAGAATTAACAAAACTAAATGAGCAATTTATGCAAGGCCCTATATCTGAATTAAATCAATTTGTACAAAGCGAAGAATTTATTTTAAAAGGCGAATTTGTAATAGTAATTGATTCACAAATAGTTGAAAACACATTTGTAACCAATGAGAAAATAGTTAAGTTAATTGAAGAACAAATTAAACAAGGATATAAATTAAAACAAGCATGTGAAATTATTGGAGCAAAAGTTAATAAATCAAAAAATGAGGTTTATCAAATATTTATTAAAAAGTAG